A window of the Butyricimonas virosa genome harbors these coding sequences:
- a CDS encoding TlpA disulfide reductase family protein, protein MKHIIPQLLILGSIVSCNNKPMDHFVIRGSIPGAMDSTEITLAPHEDYKDRIEGYIINGKFELQGKMNTPAYCRLSMNNQDIVDKKKLKDEHLIKYTEIGFFAENGELTFQTPHIDSLPESFWRYDIRKEKNYTLKGSKAQDIFFRYQQQTIPLRHEIRTLERTYSENGRIEDFKTLQEQQSKLENLTKAFIQENRNLAVNLHLVEQLKKEPFTYDQAYLDELGELFISYQDTCAGLQQFRQYLQQARAYVQGKALQEGEIITPDGEKTSLLSQLKKDRYTVIDFWASWCGPCRASFPHLREMYQKYGEKVTFISLSVDKNEKDWQKALGEEKLPWNQYLATPELIKTTHKDYDLTSIPTFLVIDPEGKIIFSGHSSGELETTLAAKCNI, encoded by the coding sequence ATGAAACATATCATACCACAACTTTTAATCCTTGGCTCCATTGTTTCCTGTAATAACAAGCCTATGGACCACTTCGTAATCCGCGGCAGTATACCGGGAGCGATGGATAGTACGGAAATCACGTTAGCCCCGCACGAAGATTACAAGGACAGAATCGAAGGTTACATTATCAACGGGAAATTCGAACTCCAAGGCAAGATGAATACTCCTGCGTATTGTCGCTTGAGTATGAATAATCAAGACATTGTCGACAAGAAAAAATTAAAAGACGAACACTTGATCAAATACACGGAAATCGGTTTCTTCGCGGAAAACGGGGAACTAACATTCCAAACACCCCATATCGACAGCCTTCCGGAATCCTTCTGGAGATATGACATTCGCAAAGAAAAGAACTACACGTTGAAAGGCTCCAAAGCACAAGACATTTTCTTCCGGTACCAACAACAAACCATTCCTTTGCGCCATGAGATCCGGACACTTGAGCGGACTTATTCGGAAAACGGACGTATAGAAGACTTCAAAACATTACAGGAACAACAAAGTAAATTAGAAAACCTGACCAAAGCATTCATTCAAGAGAACCGGAATCTTGCCGTGAATCTTCATCTGGTGGAACAACTGAAAAAAGAACCGTTCACATATGATCAAGCCTATTTGGATGAATTGGGCGAACTATTCATCTCTTATCAAGATACCTGCGCTGGACTGCAACAATTCCGTCAATACCTGCAACAAGCCCGTGCTTACGTGCAAGGGAAAGCATTACAAGAAGGGGAAATAATTACACCCGACGGGGAAAAGACATCGCTTCTCTCCCAATTGAAAAAAGACCGTTACACGGTAATTGATTTTTGGGCTTCCTGGTGTGGACCCTGCCGTGCCAGCTTCCCTCACTTACGGGAAATGTACCAAAAATACGGGGAAAAAGTGACTTTTATCAGCCTGTCGGTAGATAAAAATGAAAAAGACTGGCAAAAAGCTCTCGGGGAAGAAAAATTACCTTGGAACCAATATCTTGCAACCCCGGAACTAATAAAAACCACCCATAAAGACTATGATCTGACGAGTATACCGACTTTTCTGGTTATTGACCCGGAAGGCAAAATCATATTTTCCGGACACAGCAGTGGGGAACTTGAAACAACACTAGCAGCAAAATGTAACATTTAA
- a CDS encoding RagB/SusD family nutrient uptake outer membrane protein → MKKILSIFCLALLLGACSDFLKEYSQDLSKVESYTDLDELLLGDAYLPVGRITIENWMFKRENSYFQTVHYMSDELLNFQLTDNGGYPGIQEEMFGWHTWQQDVGLNAEGNSRGAEDADWNIAYHSINTCNMILDAIDEQHAENEEQELEKNRIKGETHFLRALYYFTLVNLYGQPYSETNRTSPGVPLKTTSYVEDKEYTMNSVDEVYTQVLKDLDSADTCLVNTTIKNHPYRADITAVYLLKSRIYLYMQNWEKALEYAQKVMTKNKSLLDLNTLTTETGDVLTKSSPETIFSMGGHLLASSLIMKYGENSWGDWEALPSYTISDDLVAAFDEGENDLRTQYYIFKTTLGDDYYAPYADGWLFRKVRGWEYGYKEVSDNFLFRTAEAYLNAAEAAAYTGDEGTARNLLKELRDYRMIDSRPITESGESLVTLIRAERQRELCLEGHRWFDLRRYTVCEKYPYSKTITHYYTSFTWDGPEYTKSYVLQKNDPAYTLALPQEVRDFQNSLGPNNRPVRTNTDAPAASQSKAYNKGCEDGLNNYKY, encoded by the coding sequence ATGAAAAAGATACTAAGTATATTTTGTTTAGCACTACTACTCGGAGCCTGCTCAGACTTCCTAAAAGAGTACTCACAAGACCTTTCCAAGGTGGAGAGCTACACGGATCTGGATGAACTTCTGTTGGGAGACGCTTACCTGCCGGTAGGTCGAATTACGATCGAAAACTGGATGTTTAAAAGAGAAAACTCATATTTCCAAACCGTACATTACATGTCCGACGAACTACTCAATTTCCAGTTAACCGATAATGGCGGATATCCTGGAATTCAAGAAGAAATGTTCGGCTGGCACACGTGGCAACAAGATGTCGGTTTAAATGCCGAAGGAAATTCTCGGGGTGCCGAAGATGCGGATTGGAATATCGCTTACCATAGCATCAACACATGCAATATGATCCTGGATGCCATTGATGAACAACACGCCGAAAACGAGGAACAGGAACTGGAAAAAAATCGAATTAAAGGAGAAACCCATTTCTTGAGAGCGTTATATTATTTCACGTTAGTCAACCTGTACGGGCAACCCTACTCCGAAACCAACCGCACATCTCCCGGTGTACCCCTAAAAACAACATCCTACGTGGAAGATAAAGAATACACCATGAATTCGGTTGATGAAGTGTACACGCAAGTACTGAAAGATCTTGACTCGGCGGACACCTGTCTGGTAAACACAACAATTAAAAACCACCCTTACCGCGCAGACATCACCGCCGTGTACTTACTGAAAAGCCGCATTTACCTGTACATGCAAAACTGGGAAAAAGCCCTTGAATACGCGCAAAAAGTGATGACAAAGAATAAAAGCTTACTGGATTTAAACACATTGACAACGGAAACGGGAGACGTGTTAACCAAATCATCACCGGAAACCATCTTCTCCATGGGAGGACATTTATTAGCCTCTTCCCTCATCATGAAATATGGAGAAAACTCGTGGGGAGACTGGGAAGCCTTACCTTCCTACACGATCTCGGACGATTTAGTGGCAGCTTTTGACGAAGGAGAGAATGATTTGAGAACCCAATACTACATTTTCAAAACGACACTGGGAGACGACTATTATGCGCCCTATGCCGACGGCTGGCTCTTTCGTAAAGTTCGCGGATGGGAATACGGGTACAAAGAAGTCTCAGATAATTTCCTGTTCCGTACAGCTGAAGCCTATCTGAATGCGGCTGAAGCTGCGGCTTATACGGGAGATGAAGGAACAGCCCGTAACTTGTTAAAAGAATTACGGGATTACCGCATGATTGACAGCAGACCCATCACGGAAAGCGGGGAATCCCTGGTTACCCTAATTCGTGCGGAACGTCAACGGGAACTCTGTCTTGAAGGACATCGCTGGTTTGACTTGCGTCGTTATACTGTATGCGAAAAGTACCCCTACTCGAAAACAATCACCCATTATTACACGTCATTTACATGGGATGGCCCCGAATACACGAAATCTTACGTGTTGCAAAAAAACGATCCGGCCTACACGCTAGCTCTCCCGCAAGAAGTACGGGATTTCCAAAATAGCTTGGGACCAAACAATCGACCGGTACGCACAAATACAGATGCTCCTGCCGCATCCCAAAGTAAAGCATATAACAAGGGATGTGAAGACGGCTTAAATAATTACAAGTACTAA
- a CDS encoding FecR family protein, protein MEKDILSKLEVARLIALQRLGILPKSEERRLSAWVERDEKNKAFYEQLRQKSFDENATSPSTAEGWNLFEKKYRTGGKAPRPFQRTLYRMVASAAVLVLAITGTYYYLTQPNEEIISSPQPVSAVQLVLENGNKITLDDPQSFVLALNNNVALHAEKQKIDYATTKKETVEIDEIYHTIIVPKYGEYTVRLSDNTTVKLNSESTLTYPVQFKGKERKIRLTGEAYLEVTPNTTRHFIVEAAGTTVTVLGTTFNVNTSAPDGNVATTLVNGKVEVGNGLTTTIISPGLQAVTTSGNARIDVRKVDTNVVTAWVRDMFYFDEKPLGEIMQELSHWYEFNVVFEKESLKQRKFTIETSRYENIDQVLKLIEETHVVTCRKEGKTIYIQ, encoded by the coding sequence ATGGAAAAAGATATTTTATCGAAACTAGAAGTTGCCCGCCTCATCGCTCTCCAGCGTTTGGGAATCCTGCCCAAATCAGAAGAACGGAGACTTTCCGCATGGGTGGAAAGAGACGAAAAAAACAAGGCCTTTTATGAACAATTACGCCAAAAATCATTCGACGAAAATGCGACTTCACCATCCACGGCAGAAGGTTGGAATCTATTCGAGAAAAAATATCGTACCGGGGGAAAGGCTCCCCGGCCATTCCAACGTACCCTCTACCGTATGGTGGCAAGCGCCGCCGTGTTAGTTCTTGCCATAACAGGGACATACTACTATCTTACACAACCGAACGAAGAAATAATCTCCTCTCCCCAACCTGTTTCTGCCGTGCAACTTGTACTGGAAAACGGAAATAAAATCACGCTGGATGACCCACAATCTTTCGTGCTGGCTTTAAATAACAATGTTGCCTTACATGCAGAAAAACAGAAAATCGACTATGCAACCACAAAAAAAGAAACAGTTGAAATTGATGAAATATACCACACGATTATCGTTCCCAAATACGGGGAATACACCGTCCGTCTTTCCGACAATACAACCGTGAAACTCAATTCCGAAAGTACACTGACCTATCCCGTTCAATTCAAGGGGAAAGAACGAAAAATCCGCCTGACGGGAGAAGCCTATCTGGAGGTGACACCCAACACCACCCGCCATTTCATCGTTGAGGCCGCAGGCACCACGGTCACCGTGTTGGGAACCACGTTCAACGTGAACACCTCCGCTCCCGACGGAAATGTAGCAACTACCCTCGTGAACGGGAAAGTGGAAGTAGGCAATGGCCTAACAACGACAATCATTTCCCCCGGCCTGCAAGCCGTCACCACATCGGGAAACGCCCGCATCGATGTAAGAAAGGTGGACACGAATGTTGTCACAGCATGGGTACGAGACATGTTCTATTTCGACGAGAAACCTCTCGGAGAAATCATGCAGGAATTATCGCACTGGTACGAATTCAACGTCGTTTTCGAAAAAGAAAGTCTAAAACAACGGAAATTCACTATCGAAACATCTCGTTACGAAAATATCGATCAAGTACTGAAATTGATTGAAGAGACGCACGTGGTCACGTGCAGAAAGGAGGGAAAAACCATATACATCCAGTAA
- a CDS encoding thioredoxin family protein: MKTIYLLITCLLIQWGVFAQEGVNFRDLTFNEALAQAKAEKKMVFMDCYTSWCGPCKNMTNNVFPQKAAGDYFNPRFVCVNMTWKKEKVKN; the protein is encoded by the coding sequence ATGAAAACAATATATCTACTAATTACTTGCCTTTTAATTCAATGGGGAGTGTTCGCGCAGGAAGGAGTCAACTTTCGCGACTTAACATTCAACGAAGCATTGGCACAAGCCAAAGCCGAGAAGAAAATGGTATTCATGGATTGCTACACCTCTTGGTGCGGGCCATGCAAAAACATGACCAACAACGTGTTCCCACAAAAAGCGGCAGGCGACTATTTCAACCCTCGTTTCGTCTGTGTAAATATGACATGGAAAAAGGAGAAGGTAAAGAATTAG
- a CDS encoding SusC/RagA family TonB-linked outer membrane protein, whose protein sequence is MKLSSLLMLLFCMNLSARIHAQEAKFSVVVENSNIREIIRIIKQQSDYTFVYNVEELDHIGSITMNVKDSDVRTILDACLKNSGYTYSILDKVIVIRKAELQQQEQIKKIRGTVTDKKKAPLPGVTVLIKGTSIGVATDMNGKFEMIQPKDSNIVLIISFIGMKTITIPYKGQDLTVVMEEDSQKMDEVVVTGYQVVDRRKNTSAVTSVKMEDIMIPGASSVDQMLQGQIPDMMFMSNSGEVGVVPKLRIRGTSTLIGNREPLWVVDGIIIQDPVEISPEELNDPDYINRIGNAIAGLNPQDIDRIDVLKDAAATALYGTKAANGVIVITTKKGHVGRPVVTYSMNMTLRQRPSYNDRSVNVMNSQERMRFSRELVAQHYQFPKDMSMVGYEGLITKLYNHEIDIQQFDQEVAKLETVNTDWFDLLTRNSLSHQHTISISGGSEEARYYASIGYNRDNDVIGDDNNERYTAALNLDANLTPWLTASLSMNGNVSSRNYYQNELAPMQYAYKTTRALPAFDEKGEYYFYQRKYNNYTYYNFNILNELENSSYGQEGSALTVNANLQFKFTNWLNANAIVSYSTSHTTIEGWWGEKSYHAALLRGSEYGVPLEPAEWDDYWEKWSGSAGYSELPYGGELSRQETNNNSYTVRLQLNANKYFGTEDRHNINASAGFELSSTRYKQYENVTRGYYKDRGMSFVNNINLDDYPAYKEWLASNVPSLSDQLTNTISAYASVSYSYFNYFTVNVNARIDGSNGFGDQSNDKLLPIWSASANWNISEHDWMQTSWIDFLRLKASFGYQGNMLSDQTPVMIILKKPLDSYFNENISKVERYPNPDLKWETTKSYNLGLELSLFKNKVQLEGSYYWKHTEDAFMTKTIASMNGVNGNSYVVNGGDVDNSGYSVAVTVSPINNKDVRWTLSTSFSKTFNKMQSDPDANEYELDNFLNGTALVKGKPIGTFYSYKFLGLSSVDGAPIFDDYVDNKEVLRGLSKYDTYTRVLEASGNREPTISGSLNTTVRWKNFRLSGSFAYSMGNKIRLFAMYSPKADATMNANEIRAENNVSKDYLRRWQKPGDELHTDIPAIISPGSDAYYKYYRHWSDMGSYSDIQPIANSVWNMYDYGNHRVVSGNYLKCSNLSLTYEFGEHILNKLHMSRLALTLSGANLFTICSSRLKGQTPTQSGFATIQLSDRPNYSLGLTISF, encoded by the coding sequence ATGAAATTAAGTAGCTTATTGATGCTATTATTCTGCATGAACCTATCAGCCAGAATCCACGCCCAAGAGGCCAAATTCTCGGTAGTCGTGGAGAATAGCAATATCCGGGAAATCATCCGGATCATAAAACAGCAGAGCGATTACACGTTTGTCTATAACGTGGAAGAATTGGACCATATCGGGTCAATCACCATGAACGTGAAAGATTCCGACGTGAGAACCATTCTCGACGCTTGCCTAAAGAATAGCGGGTACACCTATTCCATTCTCGACAAGGTGATCGTCATTCGCAAAGCCGAACTTCAACAACAAGAACAGATCAAAAAAATACGGGGAACCGTCACGGATAAAAAGAAAGCTCCCCTACCCGGCGTAACCGTGCTGATCAAGGGTACAAGCATCGGTGTCGCCACGGACATGAACGGAAAGTTCGAAATGATACAACCCAAAGACTCCAACATCGTACTAATCATTTCTTTTATCGGGATGAAAACCATAACCATCCCTTACAAGGGCCAAGATTTGACCGTCGTCATGGAAGAAGATTCCCAAAAAATGGACGAAGTGGTTGTCACTGGTTATCAAGTTGTCGACCGTCGAAAAAACACAAGTGCCGTCACTTCCGTAAAAATGGAGGATATAATGATTCCCGGGGCATCATCGGTCGACCAAATGTTGCAGGGACAAATCCCCGACATGATGTTCATGAGCAACTCTGGAGAAGTCGGTGTTGTTCCCAAATTACGAATCCGCGGAACTTCCACGCTGATCGGTAACCGCGAACCGCTATGGGTGGTCGACGGAATCATCATTCAAGACCCGGTGGAAATATCACCGGAAGAATTGAACGATCCGGACTATATTAATCGTATCGGTAACGCCATTGCCGGGTTAAACCCGCAGGATATCGATCGTATCGACGTCTTGAAAGATGCCGCTGCCACGGCTCTATATGGAACCAAAGCTGCCAACGGAGTAATCGTAATTACCACAAAAAAAGGACACGTGGGGCGTCCCGTCGTTACCTACTCGATGAACATGACCTTACGTCAACGCCCGAGTTATAACGACAGATCGGTCAACGTGATGAATTCACAAGAACGTATGCGATTTTCCCGAGAACTGGTTGCGCAACATTATCAATTCCCGAAGGATATGTCCATGGTGGGGTATGAAGGATTAATCACAAAACTATACAATCACGAAATAGACATTCAGCAATTCGATCAGGAAGTGGCAAAACTGGAAACGGTTAACACCGACTGGTTCGATTTATTAACACGCAACAGTCTTTCACATCAACACACGATCAGTATATCCGGGGGATCGGAAGAAGCCCGTTACTATGCCTCTATCGGTTACAACCGGGATAACGACGTGATTGGGGATGATAACAACGAACGTTACACGGCAGCCCTGAACCTAGATGCGAATTTAACACCGTGGCTGACCGCTTCTTTAAGCATGAACGGAAATGTATCTTCCCGCAATTACTATCAGAACGAATTGGCTCCCATGCAATATGCTTACAAAACAACCCGGGCTCTACCAGCTTTCGATGAAAAGGGAGAATATTATTTCTATCAAAGAAAATACAATAACTATACCTACTACAACTTCAACATACTGAACGAACTGGAAAACAGTTCTTACGGACAAGAAGGTTCTGCCTTGACCGTGAATGCCAACCTACAGTTCAAATTCACGAATTGGTTGAATGCCAATGCCATCGTATCCTATTCAACCTCCCACACGACAATCGAAGGTTGGTGGGGAGAAAAAAGTTATCACGCCGCCTTACTCCGGGGTTCCGAATACGGCGTACCTCTTGAACCGGCAGAATGGGATGACTATTGGGAAAAATGGAGTGGCTCTGCCGGATATTCGGAATTACCTTATGGAGGAGAGTTAAGTCGCCAAGAAACGAACAACAATTCATACACCGTTCGTTTACAATTAAATGCCAACAAATATTTCGGAACCGAAGACCGACATAACATCAACGCCTCTGCCGGATTCGAGTTAAGTTCCACCCGTTACAAACAATACGAGAACGTGACCCGCGGATATTATAAAGACCGAGGCATGAGTTTTGTCAACAATATTAACCTGGATGATTATCCGGCTTACAAAGAGTGGTTGGCAAGCAACGTTCCTTCTCTCAGCGACCAGCTAACTAACACCATTTCGGCATACGCTTCCGTATCATACAGTTACTTTAATTACTTCACGGTCAACGTAAACGCCCGCATAGACGGTTCCAACGGTTTCGGGGACCAGAGCAACGACAAATTATTGCCCATTTGGTCTGCTTCTGCCAACTGGAATATTTCCGAACATGACTGGATGCAAACCTCTTGGATCGATTTCTTACGCCTGAAAGCATCATTCGGCTATCAAGGAAATATGTTGAGTGACCAAACCCCGGTCATGATCATCTTGAAAAAACCTCTGGACTCTTATTTCAATGAAAATATATCCAAAGTTGAGCGTTACCCAAACCCGGATTTAAAGTGGGAAACAACAAAATCCTACAACTTAGGATTAGAACTTTCCCTGTTCAAAAACAAAGTACAACTTGAAGGTTCCTATTACTGGAAACACACGGAAGACGCTTTCATGACCAAAACGATTGCATCCATGAACGGAGTGAATGGGAATTCTTACGTGGTGAATGGCGGGGATGTTGACAATAGTGGTTATAGCGTGGCTGTAACCGTGTCCCCGATCAACAATAAAGATGTAAGGTGGACCCTATCCACGTCCTTTTCAAAAACGTTCAACAAAATGCAAAGCGATCCGGATGCCAATGAATATGAATTGGACAATTTCCTTAACGGAACCGCACTCGTGAAAGGTAAACCAATCGGGACATTCTATTCTTACAAATTCCTAGGCTTGAGTTCCGTGGACGGAGCCCCCATTTTCGACGATTACGTGGACAACAAAGAAGTCCTCAGAGGTCTAAGCAAGTACGACACGTACACCCGCGTACTCGAAGCCTCCGGAAACAGGGAACCGACAATATCCGGAAGTTTAAACACGACTGTACGATGGAAAAACTTCCGATTAAGCGGTTCCTTCGCTTACAGCATGGGAAACAAGATTCGATTATTTGCCATGTATTCCCCCAAAGCCGACGCTACCATGAACGCCAACGAGATACGAGCCGAAAATAACGTCAGCAAAGATTACTTGAGACGTTGGCAAAAACCGGGAGACGAGCTTCACACCGACATTCCCGCCATTATTAGCCCGGGAAGTGACGCCTACTACAAATACTACCGCCATTGGAGTGACATGGGTTCATACTCCGATATTCAACCGATAGCCAATTCCGTGTGGAACATGTATGATTACGGGAATCACCGGGTAGTAAGCGGGAATTACTTGAAATGCTCCAATTTGAGCCTTACCTACGAATTCGGAGAACATATCCTGAATAAATTACACATGTCCCGTCTCGCTTTAACCCTGTCCGGGGCAAACCTGTTCACGATCTGTTCCAGTAGATTGAAAGGACAGACCCCGACACAAAGTGGTTTCGCCACGATACAATTAAGCGATCGCCCAAATTATTCATTAGGTTTAACTATTTCATTTTAA
- a CDS encoding fibrobacter succinogenes major paralogous domain-containing protein — MKKHLIYICILWIVSISCSNDDNLPNIRPSATGEYTDARDGNTYQWVRLGKQEWMASNLKYGTLYYENEYDGPLADGYGDPRQVIAHGLGFDFEVDFNEHGNLYTWEEALAACPEGWRLPTDEDWQNLETTLGMSAVTAASKGWRGKGVASLLRQDEGTGLGLQLAGNASLSRVPVRLFLNFLKEFGYYWTATEEENNGLQETTVFYRKIFGSRTTVYRDAAPLNILMRVRCVRDAQKD, encoded by the coding sequence ATGAAAAAACACCTGATATATATCTGTATACTGTGGATTGTCAGCATTTCTTGTAGTAACGATGACAATCTACCTAACATCCGCCCGTCTGCCACGGGAGAATACACGGACGCAAGAGACGGGAACACCTATCAATGGGTTCGCTTAGGAAAACAAGAATGGATGGCATCCAATTTAAAATATGGCACTCTCTATTACGAAAATGAATATGATGGTCCCTTGGCTGATGGTTACGGAGACCCTCGCCAAGTCATTGCCCACGGACTGGGCTTTGATTTCGAAGTGGATTTCAATGAACATGGAAACCTCTACACCTGGGAAGAAGCGTTAGCCGCCTGTCCGGAAGGTTGGCGTTTACCCACGGACGAAGATTGGCAGAACCTGGAAACTACCTTAGGTATGTCCGCTGTAACTGCCGCCTCGAAAGGATGGAGAGGCAAGGGAGTTGCCTCCCTGCTCCGCCAAGACGAAGGAACCGGATTAGGCCTCCAATTAGCCGGAAACGCCAGTTTATCCAGAGTTCCGGTACGCCTATTTTTGAATTTCTTGAAAGAATTCGGATATTACTGGACAGCCACGGAAGAGGAAAACAACGGCTTACAAGAAACAACCGTGTTCTACCGTAAAATATTCGGGAGCCGCACAACCGTATACCGGGATGCCGCACCTTTGAATATTTTAATGCGGGTACGTTGCGTGCGAGACGCACAAAAGGACTAA
- a CDS encoding aminopeptidase P family protein → MFDKSVYVNRRKQLIDKMSGGLVLILGNEEAPANYPSNTYKFRQDSSFLYFFGLNMPGFAGLMDVDSGDVCLYGNDVDMDDIIWMGPQPSVKDLAASVGVTCSAPFGKLAGALKEAISHGRKIHFLPPYRYHNMLLLEDLLGIHHSLIKNYSSLELIKAVVALRSVKEACEIEQINLACNIGYEMHVAAMKHALPGQKEQYIAGLIEGIAASYGSMVSFPVILSQNGETLHNHDHSKTLTVGRMMLTDAGAENNMCYCSDFTRTVPVGGRFDQRQKDVYNIVLDCNNKAMEIARPGVTYQYVHLEVCKVLAQGLKDLGLMKGDVNAAVAAGTHALFMPHGLGHMMGLDVHDMEDLGQIYVGYDDETRPIDQFGTSSLRMGRKLQPGFVVTDEPGCYFIPALIDQWKEQGLHKDFLVYDKIETYKDFGGIRLEDDILITENGCKCMGDHRAPITVEEVENTING, encoded by the coding sequence ATGTTTGATAAAAGCGTGTATGTAAATAGAAGAAAGCAACTTATCGACAAGATGAGTGGCGGCTTGGTATTGATACTGGGTAATGAGGAAGCTCCTGCAAATTATCCGTCTAACACGTATAAATTCCGTCAGGATAGTTCTTTCCTTTATTTCTTTGGTTTGAACATGCCCGGGTTTGCCGGGTTGATGGACGTGGATTCCGGGGACGTTTGTCTGTACGGGAACGACGTGGACATGGACGATATTATTTGGATGGGACCACAACCGAGCGTGAAGGATTTGGCTGCCAGCGTGGGTGTGACTTGTTCCGCTCCTTTCGGTAAATTGGCCGGGGCTTTGAAAGAGGCCATCAGCCATGGACGCAAGATTCATTTCTTACCGCCTTATCGTTATCACAACATGTTATTGTTGGAGGATTTGTTGGGTATTCATCACTCGCTGATCAAGAATTATTCTTCTTTGGAATTGATCAAGGCCGTGGTGGCATTGCGTTCCGTGAAGGAGGCTTGCGAGATCGAGCAAATTAACTTGGCTTGTAACATAGGTTACGAGATGCACGTGGCAGCAATGAAACACGCATTACCGGGACAGAAAGAGCAATATATTGCCGGGTTGATTGAGGGAATTGCGGCCTCTTACGGAAGTATGGTTTCTTTCCCCGTGATCCTTTCCCAGAATGGCGAGACGTTGCATAATCACGATCATAGTAAGACGTTGACCGTGGGACGCATGATGTTGACGGATGCCGGGGCGGAGAATAATATGTGTTATTGTTCCGATTTTACCCGTACGGTTCCCGTGGGAGGGCGTTTTGATCAACGTCAGAAAGATGTATATAATATAGTATTGGATTGTAATAATAAAGCGATGGAGATTGCTCGTCCGGGAGTAACGTACCAGTACGTGCATCTGGAAGTTTGCAAGGTTTTGGCTCAAGGGTTGAAAGACCTTGGCTTGATGAAAGGCGACGTGAATGCTGCGGTGGCTGCCGGGACTCATGCTTTGTTCATGCCTCACGGGTTGGGTCACATGATGGGACTCGACGTGCATGACATGGAGGATTTGGGACAAATTTACGTGGGGTATGATGACGAGACTCGTCCGATTGACCAGTTCGGTACTTCTTCCTTGCGTATGGGACGTAAGTTACAACCGGGATTCGTGGTTACCGACGAGCCGGGTTGTTATTTCATTCCCGCTTTGATCGACCAGTGGAAAGAACAGGGATTGCACAAGGACTTCTTGGTATATGACAAGATCGAGACGTACAAGGACTTCGGTGGTATCCGTCTGGAAGATGATATTTTGATCACGGAGAACGGGTGTAAATGTATGGGTGACCATCGGGCGCCGATCACCGTGGAAGAGGTGGAAAATACGATAAATGGATAA